CGACGGTGGGGTCGCTGATGGCCGCGATCAGCCGCTTGGTCTGCTCGACGGGGCTCTGGTCGTAGTGGCTGTGCACCGATGCCACGGTGTAGTCGAACAGGGCCCTGAAGTCGTCGTCGTAGTCGAGACCACCCTTGGCGCCGATGTTCAGCTCGCACCCCCACATGATGGTCATGTCGGGATAGTCGGCCTGCACGCGCTCGATGTGTTCGCGGTGCTCGAGCATCTGTTCGGCAGTCGATCCGTTGATTGCCAGGTCGACGCCGTGGTCTGTGATGGCGAGGTAGTCGTAGCCCGAGTCGGCTGCGACCTTGACCATGTCCTCCACCGAGCTGCGGCCATCGCCTGACCGGGCGGTGTGATAGTGCAGGTCGCCGATGATGTGGCCGCGCTCGACCAGCTCTGGCAGACCCGGACCACCGTCTGCGGCGGCGTCGACTTCGCCCGTCGACTCGCGCATCGGCGGCGGCACGTAGTCCATGTCGAGGGCCCGATAGATGTCGCGCTCGGTGACCCGGGCCACGATCGGCCTGTCGGCGCCGTCGTCGGGGGTTGGACCGAACAGCCCGTATTCGTTCAGCAACAGGCCCCGGTCGATCGCACGCTGGCGCAACACGATGTTGTGGGCCTTCGAGCCGGTGAAATACAGAGTGGCGGCCCCGAATTGCTCGGGTTCGACAACCCTCACGTCTATCTGCAGACCCGCGGCGGTCAGAAAGGACGTCTTGGTGTCGCCGCTGAGGATCACCTCGCGGGCTTCGGAGTGGGTTCGCACCGCTTGCATGACCGGCGCCGCATCGTTGGATGCGACCGTGATGTCGATGTCGCCGATGGTTTCGCTGAAGCGCCGCAGGCTGCCGCAGTACATGGCGTCGACGACCCCATCGATGGCCTTGAGGTCTTCGACCAGGCGCACTGCCAGCGGCAGTGCATCGGCGATCGGTGTGCGCCGGTCCTTGCCAGACAGGCCGAGCCGTTCAATCGCCTTGCCGATCTTGGCCTCGCTGGTGGCGCCCATGCCGGGCAGGGCCCGAAGCTGCTCGTTGGCGATTGCCGCCTTCAGGCCCTCGATGTCCTCGATACCCAGCTCGGAGCGGATGAGCTTGAGCGTCTTGGGTCCGATCCCGGGCACCCGACTCATCTCGACGAACGCAGGCGGGTACTTCTCACGCAGGGCCACCAGCTTGGCGACCTCACCGGTGTCCACGTACTCGCGGATCTTGCTGGCGGTCGCCTTGCCGACGCCCTTGATCTTGGTCAGTTCGGCCTGGGTCAGTGCGGTGCTGTCGCGACCGTCAGCCTCGATGCCCAGCTTGGCGTTCTCGTAGGCCCGCACCTTGAAGCTCTGGGGCGACTCCTCCTCGAGCGTCGTCAGGGTGATCAGCTCTGACAACATCGCCATGACGTCGCGGTGCGAAACCATGCGGGCATCGTAGGCGCACGGTCGCACGTCCCGTGATTACGACACCCAGGCCGGTTGACCCTTGTCGATCAGCACCTGGTCGCCGTCGGCCACCGTGACCTCCACCGACGACCCGCTGTACCCCGCCTCGCAGGTGCCACACGGCGACGCGGATACGGCGAACTCGCGCACCTCGAACGTGTAGGTGCCCGGCACCGCCAACTCGACCTGAACCGCCGTCGGCTCGCCGGTGCGCTCGTAGGCCCGATAGGTCTGCTCGGGATCGTCCGGGTCGAAATCGGCGGGCCGTTGCCAGCCAGAGGGGATTCTGAAGGCCGCAACTCGGCGGCCGTCTTCGTCGTACACGGCACCCAAAGCGTCACCGAACAACGTCGCGCCGGAGGTGTCGAGACGAACGGTCACGACGATCGGCTGGATTCGGACGGTGGTGGTAGACGCCGACACCGGCGGCTCTGACGAACTCGACGTGGCCGCCGTCTCGACGGAATCTGGGCTGAAGCTGCAACCCGCGACCAACACCGTCAACAGAACCCAGTCCCAAATCCACCTCATCTCCCAGAACCTAGCCGCCACCCCCTGCGAATCTGGGGTCGGATCGCTGCCGCATCTGGGCAATATCCGACCCCAGATCGGTAGAAGGGGACAAGATCGGACCCCAGACCTGGAGGTCAGGACCACGCTGGGGGGTGTGAGCCCAAGGTCGTGGCCGGCCGAAGCCACAGCGGGCCTTTACCGTCGATGGTCATGGGAGACTTGACCCGGTGTGCCGGGCCCCAGGGCGTGGCCTCGACGTCGGGCGCGACGTCGTCGGGCGCGACAGGGTCGAATTGCGAGTCGAGACGACCCGGAGGGCCATCGATCAGCAGCGCCGCCGTTCGGGCCAACGACAGGCGGCCAATGGCCCCCACCCCGGTCGAATTGCGGTGACGCAGACCCCTGACCGCGGCGGCTGCCATCAGATATCCGGCGGCGTGGTCCAGTGCCTGTACCGGCAGGGGTTTGGGTCTGTCGGCGCCGGCCGCAGCCATGCCGGCGTCGGCTATGCCCGAGCTCATCTGTACCAGGCTGTCGAACCCTCGCCGCAGGGCCCACGGCCCAGTCCAGCCGAACGCATCCAGCGAGACGTCGACCAACCCGGGACGAACCTGTTGCCGACGCTCGGCGCCCAGGCCGAGGCGCTCGAGGGCGTCTGGCCGGTAGCCGTGCACGACGACGTCGGCCTGTTCCAGTAGCGCAGTGACGACATCCAGGCCTTCTGAAGTCTTCAGGTCTAGGCGCGCGCACCTCTTCCCGAGGGTGACCTCAGGAACCAGCCCATCCTCGAACCAGTCGAACGGATCTATGCGCAGCACGTCGGCACCCCACCCGGCCAAGAACCGCGTTGCCACCGGGCCTGCCAGCACCCTGGTCAGGTCGAGCACGCGGATTCCTGCCAGAGGTCGCGTACGTGACAAAGTCTCGACCTCTACTCGATCTCCAGATGACTCACCTACAGCGCCTGGATAAAGGGTTATCAGCGGTTCGGCACCGACGGCCGATCCATTGGGGTGAACCTTCCATTGAGAGATGGATCGCATCGCGGCGGCCGCTCCCCCGGCCTCGACCACGGCGCTTTCGAGCTCGTCGGCCGACCACTTGGACACCGCCGCAGCGACGGCATCGCGGTCGGGTCGCACGCCCAGCACCCTCAGCGCGGCGGCGCGATGGTGGGGCGCGTTCGTGTGCAGTTTCAACCAGCCGTCGGCGGCCTCATAGTCGCCGGCGACCGCATCCCATGCCGGCGGAACCTGCCACCCGTCAGGAACGATCGATCCGGCGAACCAGATCGACGCCAGCCGCCGATCGACGTCGACGACCCCCGGCGGCTCGCCCGTCAGATCGGACGCATACGCCGAGACCTCTGACGTGGCGGCGGCGATCGACGCGCACGCCAGATCGGAGACTGCGAACACCGAGGGCAGGCTCTGGACCGCCCTCTCCTCGACGACAGGCCAGGCGCCCACGTCCGGAGAATCGAGGGCAGCGCCGATCTGCGGCAAGAAGTCACGCATCGGCGCAGCCTATTTCGGACCAAGCGTGGTCAGCGGCGACTGAACGCTTCGACCAGATCCATCTGCGCGCCGACCTCGGGACCCGCCATTGGACGATGCTGGCCAACGGTCCAGAGGGCCTCGGTGACGTTGAGCCCCACCGCCATCAGCACGAGGGTGGCCATGGTGCCTGCCCGACCGATGCCCGCCGCGCAATGCATCAACACGCCCTCGCCGTCGTCGAGCCGATCGACGATGCGGGTTACCAGTGCTTCGGCGTCGTCGAGGCTCGGAGCGTGCAGGTCGGGTATGGGGTGCCAAATAGCGGCGGCGCGTCCGTGGACCGGCGAGTCAGCGGCGTTGGTGTCGAGCCAGGCGACATAGTCGGGATATCTGTCGGCCAGCTCGTAGCGCTCGGTTAGGCACACCACAGTGCCCGCACCGTTCGCCCGCAGCATCGCGGCGCCGACGTCGGGGCCGATCGCATGCTTGCCGCACAGCCACAGTTCACCGTCGGGGATGGGCAGTGGAATGCGGTCGATGCCGCCGTCTCTGGACCTGGGACCCCACTTGCTCATGGCCGATGTCAGCCGAAGTTCGGTTCGCGCTTTTCGACGAAGGCGGCGATGCCCTCCTTGCCGTTGGCCGATGCCATCGCGGCGGTGATGGCCATGCCCTCACGTTCGCCCGCTTCGGGCAGCGCCGAATCGAAGCCCTCGTAGATCAGGCGCTTGGCCTTGCCGAGAGCCGACGACGCACCTGCCGCCATCTGAGCCGCCAGATCGAGCGCTGCCTGGTCGGCCTCGCCCTTGGGTACGACCCGGTTGACCAGGCCCCACGCCTCGGCCTCGTCGGCGGTCAGCACACGGTTGGTCAGGGTCAGGTCGAGCGCGCGACGAAGCCCGATGTGACGACCCAGGAAGTAGGTGGATGTTCCGTCGGGGGTCATCGCCGCACGCGTGTAGGCCATCGTGAACTTGGCGTTCTCGGATGCGACCACCAGGTCGAACGACGAGACGATCGACAGGCCCGCGCCGCCGGCCGCACCGCCGACCGAGGCCACCACAACCTTCTCCATGCTGTTCATCAGGTAGATCGCGCCGTGGAAGTCGACCAACATGTCGGCCGCGGTCTGGGGCAGAGCGTCACCGCAGTCGTTGAAGAACTTGAGGTCGCCGCCAGCGCAGAACACCTTGCCCTCGGCGGTTACGGCAACCGAACGCACTGCGTCGTCGTAGGCGGCCTCGAGCATCGCGGCGCGCAGATCGGCAGCAAACGTCGGGTTGACCGCGTTGGCGCCCTCTGGCCGATTGAAGCGGATGTGCGCTACGCCTTCGCTGACGCTGTATTGGATCGTCTCCATCTTTGGCTCCTCGGTTCGCCGACCTGTCGCGCCATTGTGCCCCACGCGACTGCGCGACTTGGCCTCCGACCCGTGCGTGCCGCGAGGGATCAGCGCTTGCGGATCAAGGTGATGCCGTCGCCGATGGTCAGCATCAGGACGTCGAGGTCGGCTCGTCCGGCCAGGTGGTCGTTCAGATCCTGCAGAGCTCCGGTGTCTCCGGGTGCCGGCGGACCAGCCACCATGCCGCTCCAGAGGACGTTGTCCAGAACGATCAGGCCCCGTGGTGACATTCGGGGAAGCAGAGCCTCGATGTATGACGCGTAACCCGCCTTGTCGGCGTCGATGAAGGCGAAGTCGATTGCCTGATCGCCCAGGTCGTCCAGGCGCTCGGCGGCGGGACCGATGTGCAGCTGAATGCGATCGTCGACCCCGGCACGCTGCCAATAGGGTCGGCCGACGGCCGGGTATTCGTCGGAGATGTCGAAACAGTGCAAGGTCCCCTCCGGGCCCAGGCCCCGCGCCACCCACAATGCGGACATGCCGGTGAAGGTGCCGATCTCGACCGCGGTGCGAGCGCCTGTCATCTCGACCAGCAGCTTGAGGAACCGGCCCTGATCCTCGCCGATGTTCATGCCGGCCATGGCACCGAACCGTTGGCGGGTCGTCTCGGCGAGTTCGGCCGCGGTCGAGTCGAGCGGCTGGCTCATGTGGTCGAGCACATAGTCGTAGAGCTGGGGTGACGCACCGACCGTGCGGCCGCTGGCAACAGGCCGCACCCGCTGCGCACCGGCCGCCAGTTGTCCTGCAATCCAGCCGTCGAGCAGCGAACCGTCGTGCAGAGCGGTCGCCGGAACCGTCAGGCGCCCGAGGGCTGCGAGCACCTCGTCGGGGTCGTCGTCGGGGGCGACCACCAGGCCCAATCCAACACAGTTGCGAGCCAGCAGGTCTCCGTACCCCCACATCGAACGGGCAACACTCCTGGCGACGTCGCGTGAAACCCCCCGGCCCAGGTCGAACCTGATCGCCATGGCCACCCCAGATCGCGCCGCCTCGCCGATCGCGGCTTCGACAGCCTCGGCGTCGCCGTCGCCGTCGAGCCGGACGATCAAGTGGTCTGCTGTTGGTTCAACCATGGGTGCAAGCTATGCCGCCCCGCAACCAGCGACTACGTTCGGCCGATGGCCAACCCCGGGCACCATGCTGCAAACCGCCCCGACGATCCGGCGCTGATCATCGCCGACACCGGCGAAACCCTGACCTGGGCCGGGTTGCACAACATGGCGGTGGCAGCCGCGAACCACCTGCACGACCTGGGTCTTCGCCCCGGCGATCCGGTGGCGTTCTGTCTCGAGAACCGCTTCGAGTTCGCTGCGATGGTGTGGGCCGCCCAGTACTCGGGCCTGCGCTACACCCCCATCTCGAGCCGGTTGACCCGAGACGAGATCGCCTACATGGTCGCCGACTGCGAGACGACGGTGCTGATCCACTCGAACGAAACGGCTGTTGCCGGTGAGGCGGCGGCCAGCGCGGGCCGGGCCGTTCGCGTCGTCGATGTCGACGTGCCGGGCGCGATCGATTGGCGCGAGGGTGCCGCCCAAGCCCGGTTCGATCGGGTCGAGGGCATCACCATGCTGTACTCGTCTGGCACCACTGGCCGCCCCAAGGGGGTCAGGCGTCCGGCGCCGCCCGAACCGATCGAAGAACTGCCGCCGGGCGACCGGATGCTGGCCTCGGCCTACGGCATCGAGCCCGCCAGCGTCTATCTGTCGACGGCGCCGCTGTATCACTCGGCACCGCTGACGTTCCTGCTGCAGATGGGTCGCATCGGAGCGACGACCGTGGTGATGCGGCGCTTCGACGCCGCCGGAGCGCTGGAAGCCATCGAGCGCTATCGGGTGACCCACAGCCAGTGGGTTCCGACCATGTTCGTGAGGATGCTGGCGCTGCCCGAGGCAGACCGAAACGGGCGCGACCTGTCGTCGCATGTGTTTGCCATCCACGGTGCAGGCCCGTGCCCGGTGCACGTGAAGGAAGCGATGCTCGACTGGTGGGGCCCGATCGTGCACGAGTACTACGCAGGCACCGAAGGCGCCGGCATGTGTGTGATCGGCCCCGACGAATGGCTTGCCCACAAGGGTTCGGTGGGCAGGTCTATCCGCGGGCCGGTGCAGATCCTGGACGACGACGGCAAGCCGCTGGGGCCTGGCCGGATCGGCCAGATCTGGTTTGCCAACAGCGCCGACTTCTCGTATCACCGCGACGGGGCCAAGACCGCGGGCGCCAGGGGCCCTGGCGGGTCGGGCACCTTCGGCGACATCGGCTATGTCGACGAGGACGGCTACCTGTACCTGACCGACCGCAAGTCGTTCACCATCAACGCCGGCGGCATCAACATCTACCCGCGCGAGGTCGAAGAGGTGCTGATGAAGCACCCGGCGGTGTTCGACGTCGCCGTGTTCGGCATACCCAATGCCGAGTATGGAGAGGAGGTCAAAGCCGTGGTGCAGCCTGCAACGGGGCTGCATGCCTCGGACGAGTTGGCCGTGCAGCTCGTCGAGCATTGCCGCACCCAGCTGGCATCGTTCAAGCTGCCCCGCACGATCGACTTCATCGACGAACTGCCCCGCGAACCGACGGGCAAGCTGAGGGTGGCCCAGCTGCGTGCCCAATACACCGATCTTCGGTGATGCACGGCCGCTGGGAAGCTCAGGCCGCCACCCACATGGCACCGCTGGTGTAGCGCCGCAGACCGGCACGAAACGCCAGTGCAGCCACACAAGCCAGTCCAACGGCGAACGCCGCCGAGGCAACCGCGACCCACGGATCGAGGTCTCTGACGAACCGTGTGGGCAATGCGGTGATGAAACCCGCCGGCACCACGGTGAACATCAGGACCTTCACCATGCCGCTGAACACATCGACCGGGTACGAAGCGAACAGCACCACCGAGTGAAAGCCCAGTTCGCCAACGTCGGACCGACCGCCCAGGAAAGCCGTCGACCCCGCCAGCACCAGAAACGACACCAGTGCCGTTGCGCCGATGAACACCGCGACGACGAAGGCCGCAGCACGAGCCGGTGTGGGGTTGCCGGCCACGACGAAAAGGCCGATTCCAAAGGCCAGATCGCCCATGTTGACCGGTTCGATACGCCTGACCAGAAGGTATGCCAGCGTCGGCACCGGCAACACCAACGCCTCGTCGATGGCGCCCTGAGCGATCAGCCGCCCCAGATGACGCGAGTTGTTGAGCAAACCCAGCGCAACGCCGCCAACAGCGGTGAGAACAGCCTGCAGCACCATCACGTCGGCGAGGACCCAGCCCCTAACCTCGCCCAGCTGCTCGAAGAAGATGAGCCAGAACACGACCCAGAACGAGTCGTTCACGATCATGACCGACGCCTGGAACCAGAAGCTCCGTCGGTTGGCCCACGCGTCCTGCATCGAGCCGACCCAGGTGCGGGCCAGGGCCCGCGCCGCCCTCACGACACACCCGCCGTCAGTCGGCGCTCGCCCCAACTGAACACCGCAGCAGCGGAGATGAACGCGACCACCAACCAGGCGAGCTGTATCAACAGCAGTTCGGGCTCGAAGAATCCTGCCGCCAGCCGGGCCGGAACGTAGGCCATGGCCATGAACGGAAGCCACCGGGCCAGCGTCTCGAGCCAGTCGGGCAGCACCTCGAGCGGCAACAACATGCCGCCCACGACAAATACGAACTTCTGGTAAACGAACCATGTGGCTCGCGAGTTGCGCAACCAGAACGCGACTGCCGCGAACACGTGCTGGGCGGTGATGTTCACCACCAGCCCCAGGAACAGCGCAGGCGCCGCCAAACACAACGAGGCCCACGACGGCGGCGCGCCGATGACGATCAGGCTCAGCGGCACGGCCGCCGCCGTGCACACAGCAAGGCGCGGCACCATTCCCCCGACCTGGGCCGCCCACACCAGATAGAACATCGGAACCGGCCGCAGCAGCGCAGCGTCGACCCGTCCGCTGCCGATGTCGTCGCCGAGTTCGTCTATGAACTGCATTCGTTGACTGATGGTGGCGATCTCGGACACGGTGACGTACCAGACGAGGGCGACGGCCGAGTAGCCGACTACCGCTCCCCCATTGGCCTCTGCGGCCGCACGCCACAGCGCCGACAGCATGGCCACGACGACGATCACGAACGCACCGCTGACCATCAGCCCGCCCCGGTCGCCCGCAACCTTGGAGGCTTCGGCGGCTGCCGACCTACGCGCGGCCTCGACGATGCGCCGGTTCACGACGAGCCCGCCTCGTACACACCGGCGATGACCTCTTCCAAAGGTGGGTCTACGACCGAGAGATCGGCGACCGGCAACGTGTCCAGCACCGCGTCTACGACGTCGCGCACCGCGGCCAGCGAGGTGTCGACGTCGAATGTCAACCGGGTGGCGTCGGCGCGGGTGAGGGTTGCGCCCAAGATGTCGATCGAGGACACCTCGACCGGGTGGACGAGCCCCACCTCGACCCGCTTCGACGCCAGCAGCGTGCGCCGCATGGCCTCGACGGTGTCGTCGATGATGATGCGACCGTGGTTGACGATGATGGTGCGATCGGCCACCACCTCGATGTCGGCGACGTCGTGCGAGGTCAGCAAGATGGTGGTGCCGCGCTGCTTGTTCAACGTCACCAGCAGGTCCCGAAAGCGCTGTTTGGCCACCAGGTCGAGACCGATCGAGGGTTCGTCCAGCATCAAGATCTGGGGCTGATGCAACAAGGCGGCGGCCAGCTCGCAACGCATGCGCTGCCCCAACGACAGCGTGCGCACGGGCTGGTCGAACAGATCGGTGGCCCCCAGCAATTCGCCCAACTCTGCGACCCGTCGGGCGGCCTCGTCGTCGTCGACACCGTGGATGGCGGCAAGCATCGAGTAGGCGGCCCTGGACGGCAGCTCGGCCCACAGCTGCGACCTCTGGCCGAACAGGGTGCCGATGCGTTCGGCGAGGCGACGACGGTCGGCCCAGGGAACCATCCCGGCCACGGTCGCCGCGCCAGAGGTCGGGTGCAATATGCCGGTGAGCATCTTGATCGATGTGGACTTGCCGGCGCCGTTCGGTCCGATGAACGCCACCCGTTCGCCTGGCTCGACAACGAAGCTGATTCCCCTGACCGCTTCGACAACCCGGCGGCGCGACCGGCGCCCGGTCTCGAACGTGCGGGTCAGATCAGTCGCCGTTATCGCCCCGCTGCCCATGGGGCGAGTTTGGCCCACAAGTCGCAGCCGGGGCAGCGAATATCGCCCGAGGCGGTTGCCTGACTTGGCGGGGCCCTAGCCAGCCGACTCGGCCAGCTCGGCCAGCCGCTTCGGGTCGATGATCTGCAGGCTTCCTCGGCCTGTGACCAGCACCCCCGCCTCGGCGCCTTCTCGAATAACCCTGTTGGCCGTCTGACGCACGGTGCCCGCCAGCTCGGCCAGCGCAGACTGCGTCAGGCCTATCGGCTGATCGCCGTAGGCCAGCGCCAGCGCAGCCATGCGACGCCACACCCTGGTCTCGGGTGGCAGCTTCAACTCGAGCGCCTGGACGGTGGTGCGTTGAACCCGCCTGGCCAGCACCGATACCAGAAGCCGATCGAAGCAGGCGTAGGCGATCCGTAGCCGCTCGAAATCGGACCTGGCCAGCACACCCACGACCGAGTTCTCGAGTGCCTTGCCCCTGCTGGTGCGCCTGTGCTCGTCCACCACCAGGGCAACCTCGCCGAAGATCTCCCCTGGCTGAACCACGTGGAGTGTCAAGACATGACCGGCGGCCGACGACACCTGCAGTTCGATGCGCCCCGAGAGCAGAACGTACATCGAAGACCCGATGTCGCCCTCGTTGAACAACACCTGCCCTCGCTGCAGAGCGCGACGGTGCACACAAAGCTCTGCGGCGGCCAACGCCGCCTCGTCCAGTTGTCCTAGTTGCGTCTGTTCGAGCACTTCAAGCTCCGCCCGTTCCCGGTCAACGCGGTGACGCATTGCACAACCCGAGTGTCGCACGCACGACAGACGGGCGCTCACTCGTGGCTCATCGTTGGGTCACATCCAAACAAGGGGGAATCCAATGCTGTTGTTCTCACGAATGGCGACTCCGACGGTGTCACCGAAGAAGGCGATGCCGTTCGTTCACAAGGTCACGGCCTATGTGAACGAACACTCGGATCTCGAGCTGAGCTGCTGGTTGGCAACGCTGGGAGTGCCTGTGGGTACGGTCGCGTGGTCGACGGTCGCCGAATCGCAGGCCGCCCTGGCCGCCGCAAACGCTGGCCTGATGAGCGACCCGGGCTATCTGGACGTGCTGGAAGAGGGCGAGGCGCTGGGCAACACGCCAGCGGTCGACTCGTTGCGCAACCACATCTACGGCGACCGCAAGGCGTCGGCGGTCGGCTCGGTGCTGCAGATGACGTCAGGGGTCGCAGAGACCGCTCGCCTGGCAGACGCCATCGGCTGGGCCGTCGACATGGCCAGCTATGTCGAGTCGGTGATCAACAGCCCCGTCGTGGTGACCAATAGCGTCACGGGCACCCTCGGCGAGCTGAGCTTCATCTCCGTTCAGGATGGCTACGAGCAGGTCGACTCGGCCCGCAACGCACTTCAGGCAGACACCGGATATCTCGAGCGAATCGCCAAGAGCGACGGCCTGTTCGTCTCGGGCTCGGGACAAGTAGTGCAAGCGATGCGCATCATCTGAGAGCGCACCCGATCGGGCCGGTGGAGAATGGGGCGGCGCCTTGGGCGCCGCCCTTTCGCGCCGCCCTTTCGCACTGCCCTTTCGCACTGCCCTTTCGCTCCATGTGCAGGGTGCTGTTGGCCGCTAGGGCAGCCCCGCATGTGGGTGCTCGACGCGGGTCCAGTAGATGGCACCCGCGGCCTTGCCTGCAACCTCTTTCGGGTGGCTGCCCGGCGCGGTCAGAACGAAAAGGGTGCGCCCATCGTCACCGCCCAGAACGCAAGCAAAGGTCCGGTCGGGTGTGGCGATGGTGTCGGTGACCTGGCCTCCCTCGACCACTCGAACCACCTGCGAACCGCGAGCGTCGGAGAACCAGATGCCCCCGGCAGCGTCGAGGGTGCAGCCGTCTGGGGCCATACCCGGCGTGTCGGCCCATCGCCGCCGATCGGTGAGGCTGCCGTCCTCGGCGATCGTGAACGCTTCGTACCCCTGGCCGAAGCTCTCTCCGACGATCAGTGTCGAACCGTCGGGGGTGATGACGGATCCGTTCGGGAACCGCAGGCCTGGCTCGGCCACCTTGGCGGTGCCGTCGGGCCGAATCATTATCAAGTCGGCGGCCGCGGGGTCTTCGCCGGCTTCGAAA
Above is a genomic segment from Acidimicrobiales bacterium containing:
- the polX gene encoding DNA polymerase/3'-5' exonuclease PolX; its protein translation is MVSHRDVMAMLSELITLTTLEEESPQSFKVRAYENAKLGIEADGRDSTALTQAELTKIKGVGKATASKIREYVDTGEVAKLVALREKYPPAFVEMSRVPGIGPKTLKLIRSELGIEDIEGLKAAIANEQLRALPGMGATSEAKIGKAIERLGLSGKDRRTPIADALPLAVRLVEDLKAIDGVVDAMYCGSLRRFSETIGDIDITVASNDAAPVMQAVRTHSEAREVILSGDTKTSFLTAAGLQIDVRVVEPEQFGAATLYFTGSKAHNIVLRQRAIDRGLLLNEYGLFGPTPDDGADRPIVARVTERDIYRALDMDYVPPPMRESTGEVDAAADGGPGLPELVERGHIIGDLHYHTARSGDGRSSVEDMVKVAADSGYDYLAITDHGVDLAINGSTAEQMLEHREHIERVQADYPDMTIMWGCELNIGAKGGLDYDDDFRALFDYTVASVHSHYDQSPVEQTKRLIAAISDPTVDSIGHLSGRYIGRRPGIEFDVDVVLEALHHFDVALEINGALQRLDAASDVVRKAVDRGVKLVINTDSHHVSELGRMEYGVLTAQRGWAPKELVINTWDKATLLDWVSSHRNDR
- a CDS encoding CoA transferase yields the protein MRDFLPQIGAALDSPDVGAWPVVEERAVQSLPSVFAVSDLACASIAAATSEVSAYASDLTGEPPGVVDVDRRLASIWFAGSIVPDGWQVPPAWDAVAGDYEAADGWLKLHTNAPHHRAAALRVLGVRPDRDAVAAAVSKWSADELESAVVEAGGAAAAMRSISQWKVHPNGSAVGAEPLITLYPGAVGESSGDRVEVETLSRTRPLAGIRVLDLTRVLAGPVATRFLAGWGADVLRIDPFDWFEDGLVPEVTLGKRCARLDLKTSEGLDVVTALLEQADVVVHGYRPDALERLGLGAERRQQVRPGLVDVSLDAFGWTGPWALRRGFDSLVQMSSGIADAGMAAAGADRPKPLPVQALDHAAGYLMAAAAVRGLRHRNSTGVGAIGRLSLARTAALLIDGPPGRLDSQFDPVAPDDVAPDVEATPWGPAHRVKSPMTIDGKGPLWLRPATTLGSHPPAWS
- a CDS encoding tyrosine-protein phosphatase codes for the protein MSKWGPRSRDGGIDRIPLPIPDGELWLCGKHAIGPDVGAAMLRANGAGTVVCLTERYELADRYPDYVAWLDTNAADSPVHGRAAAIWHPIPDLHAPSLDDAEALVTRIVDRLDDGEGVLMHCAAGIGRAGTMATLVLMAVGLNVTEALWTVGQHRPMAGPEVGAQMDLVEAFSRR
- a CDS encoding enoyl-CoA hydratase-related protein, with product METIQYSVSEGVAHIRFNRPEGANAVNPTFAADLRAAMLEAAYDDAVRSVAVTAEGKVFCAGGDLKFFNDCGDALPQTAADMLVDFHGAIYLMNSMEKVVVASVGGAAGGAGLSIVSSFDLVVASENAKFTMAYTRAAMTPDGTSTYFLGRHIGLRRALDLTLTNRVLTADEAEAWGLVNRVVPKGEADQAALDLAAQMAAGASSALGKAKRLIYEGFDSALPEAGEREGMAITAAMASANGKEGIAAFVEKREPNFG
- a CDS encoding O-methyltransferase, which codes for MVEPTADHLIVRLDGDGDAEAVEAAIGEAARSGVAMAIRFDLGRGVSRDVARSVARSMWGYGDLLARNCVGLGLVVAPDDDPDEVLAALGRLTVPATALHDGSLLDGWIAGQLAAGAQRVRPVASGRTVGASPQLYDYVLDHMSQPLDSTAAELAETTRQRFGAMAGMNIGEDQGRFLKLLVEMTGARTAVEIGTFTGMSALWVARGLGPEGTLHCFDISDEYPAVGRPYWQRAGVDDRIQLHIGPAAERLDDLGDQAIDFAFIDADKAGYASYIEALLPRMSPRGLIVLDNVLWSGMVAGPPAPGDTGALQDLNDHLAGRADLDVLMLTIGDGITLIRKR
- a CDS encoding AMP-binding protein; protein product: MANPGHHAANRPDDPALIIADTGETLTWAGLHNMAVAAANHLHDLGLRPGDPVAFCLENRFEFAAMVWAAQYSGLRYTPISSRLTRDEIAYMVADCETTVLIHSNETAVAGEAAASAGRAVRVVDVDVPGAIDWREGAAQARFDRVEGITMLYSSGTTGRPKGVRRPAPPEPIEELPPGDRMLASAYGIEPASVYLSTAPLYHSAPLTFLLQMGRIGATTVVMRRFDAAGALEAIERYRVTHSQWVPTMFVRMLALPEADRNGRDLSSHVFAIHGAGPCPVHVKEAMLDWWGPIVHEYYAGTEGAGMCVIGPDEWLAHKGSVGRSIRGPVQILDDDGKPLGPGRIGQIWFANSADFSYHRDGAKTAGARGPGGSGTFGDIGYVDEDGYLYLTDRKSFTINAGGINIYPREVEEVLMKHPAVFDVAVFGIPNAEYGEEVKAVVQPATGLHASDELAVQLVEHCRTQLASFKLPRTIDFIDELPREPTGKLRVAQLRAQYTDLR
- a CDS encoding ABC-2 family transporter protein; this encodes MRAARALARTWVGSMQDAWANRRSFWFQASVMIVNDSFWVVFWLIFFEQLGEVRGWVLADVMVLQAVLTAVGGVALGLLNNSRHLGRLIAQGAIDEALVLPVPTLAYLLVRRIEPVNMGDLAFGIGLFVVAGNPTPARAAAFVVAVFIGATALVSFLVLAGSTAFLGGRSDVGELGFHSVVLFASYPVDVFSGMVKVLMFTVVPAGFITALPTRFVRDLDPWVAVASAAFAVGLACVAALAFRAGLRRYTSGAMWVAA
- a CDS encoding ABC-2 family transporter protein, whose translation is MNRRIVEAARRSAAAEASKVAGDRGGLMVSGAFVIVVVAMLSALWRAAAEANGGAVVGYSAVALVWYVTVSEIATISQRMQFIDELGDDIGSGRVDAALLRPVPMFYLVWAAQVGGMVPRLAVCTAAAVPLSLIVIGAPPSWASLCLAAPALFLGLVVNITAQHVFAAVAFWLRNSRATWFVYQKFVFVVGGMLLPLEVLPDWLETLARWLPFMAMAYVPARLAAGFFEPELLLIQLAWLVVAFISAAAVFSWGERRLTAGVS
- a CDS encoding ATP-binding cassette domain-containing protein — its product is MGSGAITATDLTRTFETGRRSRRRVVEAVRGISFVVEPGERVAFIGPNGAGKSTSIKMLTGILHPTSGAATVAGMVPWADRRRLAERIGTLFGQRSQLWAELPSRAAYSMLAAIHGVDDDEAARRVAELGELLGATDLFDQPVRTLSLGQRMRCELAAALLHQPQILMLDEPSIGLDLVAKQRFRDLLVTLNKQRGTTILLTSHDVADIEVVADRTIIVNHGRIIIDDTVEAMRRTLLASKRVEVGLVHPVEVSSIDILGATLTRADATRLTFDVDTSLAAVRDVVDAVLDTLPVADLSVVDPPLEEVIAGVYEAGSS